The genomic region TATTTCAATCTTGAACATCAGCGATGAACTGGCAGCCGCAGCATTATGCAGAGGGCTTGATAATCCGGGCACACATACCTGTATGACGGAGATAGGTTTCAAGCGGCAGGACGTAGCGCTTTTGATTCTTGTTACAGGTATTTTTGCCGGTATGTGCATTGTTAGAATACTGGGAGTGAGGCTATGATCCATATTCAAAATGTTTCTTTTACGTATGAACAAGCGGATACGCCAAGCCTCAAAAATATCAACCTCTCTGTTAAAACAGGCGAATGCGTCTTGCTTTGCGGAAAGAGCGGATGCGGAAAAACCACACTGATACGGCTCCTCTGCGGTATGCTGCCTGACTTTTATAACGGAGTTTTTACAGGCAGTGTGTCGGTGAAAGGAATTGATCCCGTTACCGCACCGATGTATGAGATTGCAAAAACGGTCGGTACCGTTTTTCAAAATCCGCGTACACAGTTTTACACCGTTAATACGACAAGTGAAATTGCATTCGGATGTGAAAATTTCGGAATGGAGCCGAAACTCATTCAAGATAGAGTATATGAAACCGCCGATGCGCTGCATATAAACTCGCTCCTTGACCGAAATATTTTTCAACTTTCAGGCGGAGAAAACCAAAAAATCGCATTCGCAAGTATTTATGCCGTTAATCCCGATATTTACGTCTTGGATGAACCTTCTTCCAATTTGGACAATCACGCTATCAATGAATTGCGATCGATACTGCAGTTTTTAAAAGCGCACGGAAAAACCATCGTCATCGCAGAACACCGAATCCGGTATCTCAAAGAATTGGCGGATCGTGCGGTATATATGAAAGAAGGACAAATTGAAAAAGAATACACCATGCAGGAATTGGATTCTATGTCGATTGCAGAACGGATGGAAACCGGTATACGGCCGGTTTCGTTAGGCGGTTTTTCTTCTATTATAAAAGAGCAGGGTGAAAGCAGCGGAGATATCGGAGCCGATGCCTCAATACAAATGGAAGACGTTTGTTTTTCTTATACGAAATATAAGGGGCAGCCTTCGCTCACTATCCCGGAGGCTTGTTTTCCGGCAGGAACCGTCATTGCGGTTACCGGAAACAATGGAGCGGGAAAATCGACATTGGTTTCAGTGGTCGGCGGATTATTAAAAAACAAGAAAGGCACTGTTAAGCTAAACGGAAATA from Treponema vincentii harbors:
- a CDS encoding ABC transporter ATP-binding protein, which translates into the protein MIHIQNVSFTYEQADTPSLKNINLSVKTGECVLLCGKSGCGKTTLIRLLCGMLPDFYNGVFTGSVSVKGIDPVTAPMYEIAKTVGTVFQNPRTQFYTVNTTSEIAFGCENFGMEPKLIQDRVYETADALHINSLLDRNIFQLSGGENQKIAFASIYAVNPDIYVLDEPSSNLDNHAINELRSILQFLKAHGKTIVIAEHRIRYLKELADRAVYMKEGQIEKEYTMQELDSMSIAERMETGIRPVSLGGFSSIIKEQGESSGDIGADASIQMEDVCFSYTKYKGQPSLTIPEACFPAGTVIAVTGNNGAGKSTLVSVVGGLLKNKKGTVKLNGNIQSAKERLFVSYMVMQEVNHQLFTDSVKEEIVLGVKNPDEEALHAVLTKMDIERLKDRHPMTLSGGQKQRVAIAAAVFCKKKILIFDEPTSGLDFFHMMQTAELIKTLKADDTYIFVITHDYELIATACDIAVEVKNGRIESQYVLNTKGIQQLQNSIFS